A genome region from Candidatus Eisenbacteria bacterium includes the following:
- a CDS encoding putative Ig domain-containing protein produces the protein MSPRTSRCILERIGRVALLAALPVLLAASAYAGTFYSQGSLDATALTSWNSVRAGGGTQPADFASGDVFVVQNAHAMTQSASWTLSGAGAQLQIETGGSLLVSSGVTLSLAGPLSVAGTLELASGTGDLEVGGDWSVDAGGTFTPNGRTVRLNGTADQDLASGGDAFGGLEISKASGQVVLTADATVNGTLTLSGGNVATGSNTLVLAATGSVSRTSGHVVGQLRKSLAAGASSATFEIGDASHYTPLSVAGEGGGFATAFDLVASTSEGDHAAISTSGLRADHSANRTWTLAATGYTGGTFGLTCNFDAADLDAGATPSRFVARRYSGSAWVATTTGVRTGTSTGATGLAAFGDFAAGEQAIDHYDVSAASPQTTGTPFTTTVTARDLLNETVPDDNTTSVTMTSSGAAEFDADGNGTFGDNAKSLTGGAVSISTRDLTAETVTLIASDGNSKTGSRAGLVVLAPLSITTTTLPNGTVGSAYSQTLAATGGTAPYGSWAVTVGSLPAGLSLDSGSGLISGTPATAETQAFTVRVVDAASDTATQALSITV, from the coding sequence ATGAGTCCCCGCACCTCGCGCTGCATCCTCGAGCGGATCGGGCGTGTCGCCTTACTCGCCGCGCTGCCGGTCCTCCTCGCGGCGAGCGCGTACGCGGGCACTTTCTACTCGCAGGGCAGCCTCGATGCCACGGCGCTCACGAGCTGGAACTCCGTGCGTGCTGGCGGAGGAACCCAGCCCGCGGACTTCGCTTCGGGCGACGTATTCGTCGTGCAGAACGCGCACGCGATGACGCAGTCGGCGTCCTGGACGCTCTCGGGTGCAGGAGCGCAGCTTCAGATCGAGACCGGCGGATCGCTGCTCGTCTCCTCCGGCGTCACACTCTCGCTGGCGGGGCCGCTCTCCGTCGCGGGGACGCTCGAACTCGCGTCCGGAACGGGCGACCTCGAAGTGGGCGGCGACTGGTCCGTGGATGCCGGCGGAACGTTCACGCCCAATGGACGCACGGTGCGGTTGAACGGCACCGCCGATCAGGACCTGGCGAGCGGCGGCGACGCCTTCGGCGGCCTCGAGATCTCCAAGGCTTCGGGGCAGGTCGTGCTCACCGCCGATGCGACGGTGAACGGCACGCTGACCCTCTCGGGCGGAAACGTCGCCACGGGTTCGAACACGCTCGTGCTGGCCGCGACGGGTTCGGTCAGCCGCACGAGCGGCCATGTCGTCGGGCAGCTGCGCAAGTCGCTCGCGGCCGGCGCGTCCAGCGCGACCTTCGAGATCGGTGACGCCTCGCACTACACGCCGCTGAGCGTTGCCGGTGAGGGAGGCGGTTTCGCCACGGCGTTCGACCTCGTGGCCTCGACTTCCGAGGGCGATCACGCCGCGATCTCGACCTCGGGCCTGCGCGCGGACCACTCCGCCAATCGCACCTGGACCCTCGCCGCGACGGGATACACGGGCGGCACCTTCGGGCTTACCTGTAATTTCGACGCCGCGGACCTGGATGCGGGCGCGACCCCGTCGCGATTCGTGGCGCGTCGCTACTCGGGTTCGGCGTGGGTGGCGACGACCACCGGCGTGCGGACGGGCACCAGCACCGGCGCAACCGGCCTTGCTGCTTTCGGCGACTTCGCCGCGGGAGAACAGGCGATCGATCACTACGATGTGAGCGCCGCTTCCCCGCAGACGACGGGCACCCCCTTCACGACCACCGTGACCGCGCGCGACCTGCTGAACGAGACAGTCCCCGACGACAACACCACGTCGGTGACCATGACGAGCAGTGGCGCCGCCGAGTTCGACGCGGACGGGAATGGGACCTTCGGCGACAACGCCAAGTCACTGACCGGCGGCGCGGTCAGCATCTCGACGAGAGACTTGACCGCGGAAACGGTCACGCTCATCGCGAGCGATGGAAACTCGAAGACTGGAAGCCGTGCCGGACTCGTCGTCCTTGCCCCGCTCTCGATCACGACGACGACGCTTCCCAATGGCACGGTGGGCTCGGCGTATTCGCAGACGCTGGCCGCCACGGGCGGCACCGCGCCCTACGGGAGTTGGGCGGTGACGGTCGGGAGCCTGCCCGCCGGCCTGAGCCTGGACAGCGGCAGCGGGCTCATCAGCGGGACGCCGGCGACGGCGGAGACGCAGGCGTTCACGGTCCGGGTGGTGGACGCGGCCAGCGACACGGCGACGCAGGCGCTCTCGATCACGGT
- the speA gene encoding biosynthetic arginine decarboxylase: protein MRAWTTKDSTSLYNVSGWSSGYFRVNDAGHIEVTPAGPDGGSVDLFELAEDLQRRGLGMPLLMRFSDILHSQVKHLFGCFDNAIREYGYRGRYRGVFPIKVNQQHQVVEELVRCGGPLGLGLEAGSKPELLAGLALLDSAADGLLILNGYKDVEYMETALLAQKIGRYPIVVIDRYRELDLLLGVARRLGIRPHIGVRAKLTTKGAGKWMESTGDRSKFGLTATEIMMLVDKLREAQMLDCLELVHFHIGSQISSVRAIKDAMTEASRVYVELAKAGAGLKFLDAGGGLGVDYDGSSTNWHSSTNYTMQEYANDVVAAIQDACETAGVPHPDLVTESGRALVAHHSVLVFNVLDVNEVVVGQTPPPVSKDDPPVIRQIIETWRGVSRKNFQEAYHDALQAKEEATNLFNLGLLDLGGRARVEQLFWGCCEAILKIIRELDYVPDDLDGLEKGLADTYYGNFSLFQSAPDHWAVKQLFPVVPIHRLNERPTRRGVIADLTCDSDGKMDQFIDLRDVKNWLELHTFEGPPYYLGVFLVGAYQEILGDLHNLFGDTNAVHIALDENGYRVVEVVEGDSVTEVLGYVQYSKQSLVQRLRQANEEALRRGLLTFEESALLMKRYDEGLAGYTYLEEDDSVPAPANGANGRSAAAASAAAEPAPKSQSAKVTESTARSR, encoded by the coding sequence ATCCGCGCCTGGACCACGAAGGATTCCACGTCGCTCTACAACGTGAGCGGCTGGTCGAGCGGCTACTTCCGCGTCAACGACGCGGGCCACATCGAAGTCACGCCCGCGGGCCCGGACGGCGGAAGCGTGGACCTGTTCGAACTCGCCGAGGACCTGCAGCGCCGCGGCCTGGGCATGCCGCTGCTCATGCGCTTCTCCGACATCCTCCACAGCCAGGTGAAGCACCTCTTCGGCTGTTTCGACAACGCCATCCGCGAATACGGCTACCGCGGGCGCTACCGCGGCGTGTTCCCGATCAAGGTCAACCAGCAGCACCAGGTGGTCGAGGAACTGGTCCGCTGCGGCGGCCCGCTCGGCCTGGGGCTCGAGGCGGGCTCCAAGCCCGAACTGCTGGCCGGCCTCGCGCTGCTCGACAGCGCCGCCGACGGCCTGCTGATCCTGAACGGGTACAAGGACGTCGAGTACATGGAGACGGCGCTGCTCGCGCAGAAGATCGGGCGCTACCCGATCGTCGTGATCGACCGCTACCGCGAGCTGGACCTGCTGCTGGGCGTGGCGCGGCGGCTCGGCATCCGCCCGCACATCGGCGTGCGCGCCAAGCTGACGACCAAGGGCGCGGGCAAGTGGATGGAGTCCACCGGGGACCGCTCCAAGTTCGGGCTGACCGCGACCGAGATCATGATGCTGGTGGACAAGCTCCGCGAGGCGCAGATGCTGGACTGCCTCGAACTGGTGCACTTCCACATCGGCTCGCAGATCTCGAGCGTCCGCGCCATCAAGGACGCGATGACCGAGGCTTCGCGCGTGTACGTCGAGCTGGCGAAGGCGGGCGCCGGGCTCAAGTTCCTCGACGCCGGCGGCGGCCTGGGCGTGGACTACGACGGCTCCTCCACCAACTGGCATTCGTCCACGAACTACACGATGCAGGAGTACGCCAACGACGTCGTCGCGGCCATCCAGGATGCCTGCGAGACCGCCGGCGTGCCGCACCCGGACCTCGTCACGGAGTCGGGCCGCGCGCTGGTGGCGCACCACTCGGTGCTGGTGTTCAACGTGCTCGACGTCAACGAGGTCGTGGTCGGACAGACGCCGCCGCCCGTGAGCAAGGACGACCCGCCGGTGATCCGCCAGATCATCGAGACGTGGCGCGGCGTCTCGCGCAAGAACTTCCAGGAGGCGTACCACGACGCGCTGCAGGCCAAGGAGGAGGCGACCAACCTCTTCAACCTCGGCCTGCTCGACCTGGGCGGAAGGGCGCGCGTGGAGCAGCTCTTCTGGGGCTGCTGCGAGGCGATCCTGAAGATCATCCGCGAGCTCGACTACGTGCCGGACGACCTCGACGGCCTCGAGAAGGGACTGGCCGACACCTACTACGGCAACTTCTCGCTGTTCCAGTCGGCCCCCGACCACTGGGCGGTCAAGCAGCTGTTTCCGGTCGTGCCGATCCACCGGCTGAACGAGCGCCCGACCCGACGCGGGGTGATCGCCGACCTGACCTGCGACTCGGACGGCAAAATGGACCAGTTCATTGATCTGCGGGACGTGAAGAACTGGCTCGAGCTGCACACCTTCGAGGGCCCGCCGTACTACCTGGGCGTGTTCCTCGTCGGCGCCTACCAGGAGATCCTGGGCGATCTGCACAACCTGTTCGGCGACACGAACGCCGTGCACATCGCGCTCGACGAAAACGGCTACCGCGTCGTCGAGGTGGTCGAGGGCGACTCGGTCACCGAGGTGCTCGGCTACGTGCAGTACTCCAAGCAGAGCCTCGTCCAGCGCCTGCGGCAGGCCAACGAAGAGGCGCTGCGCCGGGGCCTGCTGACGTTCGAGGAGTCCGCGCTGCTCATGAAGCGCTACGACGAGGGCCTCGCGGGATACACCTACCTCGAGGAGGACGACAGCGTCCCGGCTCCGGCCAACGGCGCGAACGGCAGGTCGGCCGCGGCGGCTTCCGCGGCCGCGGAGCCGGCGCCGAAGTCGCAGTCGGCGAAGGTCACGGAGTCCACCGCCCGCTCGCGCTGA